A segment of the Nevskiales bacterium genome:
GTCGCGCGGCGTCACCACCTGCCAGTTGTGGTGCCGGGGGCGCGCGGACGTGGCCATGACCAGCGTGCAACCGGCCAGCGCCTCGGCCAGCGTGGCGCAGACCTGTGCCCGTTCCAGAAGATCCGGTGCGTTGCTGGCGAGCGCGGTGGCCTCGGGATGGCTGAGGTACTTTGGCGCCACCAGCACCAGCTGGCTCAGGCCCATGGTCTTCATCGCGCGCGCAGAAGCGCCAATGTTGCCGGGATGCGAGGTTTCGACCAGGACGATACGGATGTCGGACAGCTGGGGCATGACGCAATCGCGGGCAGGGCCTGTGCTATTCTACGCGGCCTTCGCGCGCCGATTGGCGCGCCCGATCTTTAAGCCCGGACATGCATCCACACCTCAACATCGCGGTCAGCGCGGCCCGCGCCGGCGGGCGCGTGATCATGCGCCACCTCAACCAGCTCGAGCAGCTCCAGGTCCGGGCCAAGAGCCGCAACGACTTCGTATCGGAGGTCGACCACGCGGCCGAGCGGGAAATCGTACAGGTCATCCGCCGGGCGCACCCGGATCATGCCATCCTGGCCGAGGAAGGCGGCGCCGACGGCCGCAGCGACTGCGTCTGGATCATCGACCCGCTCGACGGCACCACCAACTACCTGCACGGCCTGCCGCAATTCGCGGTGTCCATCGCCCTGCAGCAGCGCGGCAGGCTCGAGCATGCCGTGGTCTACAACCCCTGGTCGCAGGAACTGTACACCGCCAGCCGCGGCCAGGGTGCGCAACTCGACGGCCGCCGCATTCGCGTGAGCAAGGCGCGCGCGCTGGAGGGCAGTCTGATCGGCACCGGCTTTCCCTTTCGCCAGAACCAGAATCTCGACACGTATATGCCCATGCTCCGGCATGTGATGGAGCACAGCGCCGGCGTGCGCCGCGCCGGCTCGGCCGCGCTGGATCTGGCCTATGTCGCGGCCGGGCGCCTGGACGGCTTCTGGGAAATCGGCCTGCAGCCCTGGGATCTGGCGGCGGGAATCCTGCTGATCAGCGAGGCCGGCGGTCGCGTGAGCGACCTGGCCAGCGACGGCGGCGATCCGCTCAAGACCGGCAACGTGCTGGCGGGCACGCCGAAGGTGTTCGAGGCGCTGGCCGCGGGCCTGCGGCCGCTACTGCGCACCGGAAAATAAGAAACTCAACAGGATTAACATGATTCACAGGATAAACAGGAAAGAGTTTCTCTCTCAAATCATGAACGTCTCATCCTGTTAATCCTGTCAGATCCTGTTCATCCTGTACCATTTCTTCAGCTTTCCCCCATCCACTCAATCAGGCGCCTCGCCAGATCGTCGCCGCGATCCTCCTGCACGAAGTGACCGCCCCAGATGCGGTCATGCGGCTGGCCCTGCGCGCCCGGCACATGCGCGATCAGGTGGCGGTCGGCAAGCCCGAGCACCGGGTCGTTCCTGCCGAACACGCACAGGAAGGGCTTGTGCCACTGTCCCAGTGCTTCCCAGGCCGCGCGGTTGGCGGGCACCGCCGGGTCGTCCTCGGCGGTCGGCACCAGGCGCGGAAAGGCGCGGGTCCCGGCCTTGTAGGCCGCAGACGGGAACGGCGCGTCGTAGGCGGCGATTTCCGCAGGCGACAGCTTGACCACGCAGCCGCTGTTGACGATGCGTCCGATCGGGAACCACGGCGACCAGCGCGCGAAAGCGCGCCAGAGCCGGAAGCCGCGCGACACGCCATGGCGTGCGGTCGGCAAAAAGCCATTGGCCACCATGATGCGCGCGAAGCGCTCGGGATTCTCGGCGGCGACGCGCAGGCCGATCAACGAGCCCCAGTCCTGGCAGAACAGGGTGATGCCCTGCAGGTCGAGCGCACGCAGGAAGCCGGCGATCCAGTCCACGTGGCGCTGGTAGCTGTAGTCGCCGATCGCGGCCGGCTTGTCGGACTTGCCGAAACCGATCAGGTCCGGGGCCAGCACACGGCAGCCCGCCGCGGCGACCGGCGGGATCATCCTGCGGTAAAGGTAGGACCAGGTCGGTTCACCGTGCAGCATCAGCACCACGGGCCCTGTGCGCGGGCCTTCGTCCACGTAGTGCATGCGCAGCTCGCCGAGCGTCAGGTAGTTCGGCGTGAAGGGGTAGCCGGGCAGATTGCGGAAACGCTCGTCCGGTGTGCGCAGGATTTTCATCCCTACACCAGCTTGTCGATCTCTTCTTTCTTCGGCGGCATCAGGTCTTCGCGCTTGAGACCCAGCTCCAGCGCGATCGAGCCGGCGACGAAGATCGAGGCGTAGGTGCCTACCGCAATACCGACGATCATGGCCAGCGAGAAACCTCGGATCACCTCGCCACCCAGGAACAGCAGCGCGAACAGCACCAGGAACACGGTGACGCCGGTGGTCAGCGTGCGGGCCAGCGTCTGGTTGTGCGAGATGTTGACGATTTCGGTGACGGTGTGCTTGCGCAGCAGATGGAAGTTCTCGCGGATGCGGTCGAACACCACGATGGTGTCGTTGATCGAATAGCCGATCACGGCCAGGATCGCCGCCAGCACGGTCAGGTCGAATTCGATGTGCAGTGCGGAGAAGAAACCGAGCGTCAGGATCACGTTGTGCGCCAGCGCAGCGACCGAGCCCACCGCGAACTTCCACTCGAAGCGGAACATGATGTAGATCAACATGCCGATCAGGGTCAAGAGCAGCGCCATGGCGCCGTTCTCGGCCAGCTCGCGGCCGACCTGCGGGCCGACATACTCGACGCGGCGCAGTTGCACGCCGGGTTCGGCGGCCTGCAGCGCCGCCAGCAGCGGGCTGTTTGCCTCGTTGGGTTTCAGCTCGACCGTGGGCGAAAGCCGGATCAGCACATCGCTGGAGGTGCCGTAGTACTGCACCACGCTGCCCGGATAACCGCCCTGCGCCAGCGCGGCACGTACGCTGTCCAGCTCGACCGTCTTCGGGTAGCTCACCTCGGCCAGCAGGCCGCCGGTGAAATCGATGCCGAAGTTGAAACCGCGCAGGACGATGCAGGCAATCGAGGCGACCACCAGCACGATCGAGACCAGGCCCGTCAACCGGCTCAGGCCGATGAAATCGATGTTGGTGCGTTTCTTGAAAAAGCGCATGCCGCCTCCGCTCTCAGATCGCCAGCGACTTCACGCGCCGCTGGCCGCCGTACACCAGGTGCACGATGGCGCGCGTGCCGGTGATGGCCGTAACCATGGAGATCACGATGCCCAGCATCAGCGTCACGGCGAAACCCTTCACCGGTCCGCTGCCCAGGGCGAAGCAGGCCACCGCCGCGATCAGCGTGGTGAGGTTCGAATCCAGGATCGTCACGAAGGCGCGATCGTAGCCGGCCGCAATCGCCGCCAGGGGGCTCTTGCCGGAGTCCAGCTCCTCGCGGATGCGCTCGCAGATCAGCACATTCGCGTCCACCGCCATGGCCAGCGACAGCACCAGGCCGGCGATGCCCGGCAGCGTCAGCGTGGCCTGCAGCAGCGACATGGCCGCCACCGTCAACACCAGGTTGGTGATCAGCGCGACGTTGGCGATCAGGCCGAACACCTGGTAGTAGAAGCCCACGAACAGCAGCGTCGCCAGCAGGCCGACCGCGGCCGCGATCGTGCCGCGCCGGATGTTGTCCTTGCCCAGGCTCGGGCCGACGGTGCGCTCCTCGACGATGTCCACCGGTACCGCCAGCGCACCGGCGCGCAGCAGCAGCGCGAGATCCTGGGCCTCCTTGGCCATCAGTCCGGTGGTCTGGAAGCGCTTGCCGAACACGCCGCGGATGGTGGCGACACTGATCACTTCCTTGACCGTTACCTTCTCGCGGATCTCGCGGCCGCCCTCATAGCGGATGTCGGTGCGGTTCTCGATGAACAGCACGGCCATGGGCTTGTTCAGGTTCTTCTGCGTGGTCTCCAGCATCGCCTTGGCGCCGGCGCTGTCCAAGGTCACGAACACCGCCGGGCTGTTGTCCTGCGGGTCGATGCCGGAGGTCGCATTCACCACTTGGTCGCCGGTGGCGATGGCATCGCGCAGGAGCAGCACCGGGCGACCCTGGCGGTCGTAGAACAGCTCGGTACCGGGCGGCGCGATACCGGTGCGCGCGGCGCGCTCGGTATCGGCGTCGGTCGCCACCAGGCGATACTCCAGCGTCGCCGTCTTGCCCAGGATGCTCTTGGCCTGAGCCGAATCCTGGATGCCCGGCAGCTGCACCACGATGCGGTCGTTGCCCTGGCGCTGCACCACCGGTTCGGCCACACCCAGCTCGTTGACACGGTTGCGCAGCGTGGTCAGGTTCTGGGTCAGGGCATTGTCCTGGATGCGCTTGAGTTCCTCGTCGCTCAGGCGGAAGCGCAGCGCCGGCCCGGCTGCGGCCTGCTCCTCGCTCTGCGTGAGTTCGGGAAACTCGTCCGCCAGTGCCTTGGCGGCCTTGCTGCGGGATTCGGCGTCTGCAAACACCAGCAACAGCCCGTCCGGCTGCTCGATGGCGTCGGCATAGCGCAGCCGCTCGCGGCGCAGGTGACGCGGCAGCTCGCGGGTCATGCGTTCGCGCGCCATTTTCTGCGCCGTCGGCAGGTCCACCTGCAGCAGGAAATGCACACCGCCGCGCAGATCCAGGCCCAGCGCCATCGGCTTGGCGCCCAGCGCCGACAGCCAGGCCGGGGTGCGCGGCGCCAGATTCAGCGCCACCACGTAGTCCTGGCCCAGGCCGCGCTTGAGCGCGTCGGCGGCTTTCAGCTGGGTCTCTTCATCAGGCAGGCGCACCAGCAGGCGGCCGTCGTCCGTCAGCACGCCGCGCGTCGGCAGCCGCTCGGCGGCGAGCAGGCCCTCCACGCGCGCGCGCAGGTCCGCACCCAGCGGCTCGCCGCTCTGGTGCGAAATCTGCACCGCCACATCCTCGCCGAACACGTTGGGCAGGGCGTAGAGCACGCCCGCCAGGGTCACGGCCAGCAGCAGGGCGTAGGCCCAGAGCGGATAGCGGTTCATGGATGGCCCGGGACCGGCTTAGAGCGACTGCATCGTGCCCTTGGGCAGCACGCTGGTGACGGCCTGCTTCTGCACGCGGATCTCGACCTTGTCGGCGATCTCGAGCAGCAGGAGGTTCTCGCCGATCTCCCGCACCTTGCCAACCACGCCGCCGCTGGTGACGACCTCGTCACCCTTGGCCAGTGCACTGAGCATCGTGCGGTGCTCCTTGGCGCGCTTCATCTGCGGCCGGATGAGCAGGAAGTAGAACACCACCAGCAGCAGGACGAGCGGCAGCATCTGCGCCATCAGGCTCGGCTGCGCGGGCGCCTGCGCGGCCGCGTCGGCCCAAGCGTTGCTGATCAGGAAACTCATGGGAAATTCCTCGGCAAGATCGTGAAACGGCAGCGAAACAGCGCCGGATTATGCCACAGAAGCGCGTGTTTTTAGGAACTCGGTGCGGAACTCGGCGAAGCGGCCGGCCGCGATCGCCTCGCGCATGCGCCGCATCAGCGACTGGTAGAAATGCAGGTTGTGGATCGTGTGCAGCCGCGCGCCGAGAATCTCGTTGCAGCGATCCAGGTGATGCAGGTAGGCGCGGCTGTAGTTGCGGCAGGTGTAGCAGCTGCAGGCCGGATCGAGCGGCGCGGGATCGCTGCGGTGGCGGCTGTTGCGGATGCGGAGCTCGCCCTCGTGCGTGAACAGGTGCCCGTTGCGTGCGTTGCGCGTGGGCAGCACGCAGTCGAACATGTCCACCCCGCGCGCCACCGCCTCCACCAGGTCCTCGGGCGTGCCGACGCCCATCAGGTAGCGCGGGCGGTCGGCCGGCATGCGCGGCAGCAGATCGTCCAGGATCTGCGCGCGCCGCTCCTTGGGTTCGCCGACCGACAGCCCACCGATGGCGTAGCCGTCGAAACCGATGTCGAGCAGCGCGGCCAGCGACTCGGCACGCAGTTCCGGGTACATGCCGCCCTGCACGATGCCGAACAGGGCTGCGGGATGATCGGCGTGGAATTCGCGGCAGCGCCGGGCCCAGCGCATGGACAGCGCCATCGAGTCGCGCGCCTGCTCGAGCGTGGCCGGGTACGGCGTGCACTCGTCGAACACCATGATGATGTCGGAGCCGAGCGCGTGCTGCACCGCGATCGAATCCTCCGGGCTCAGGAAGATGCGGTCGCCGTTGACCGGCGAGCGGAAGGTGACGCCCTGCTCCTCCAGCTTGCGCAGCTCCGCCAGGCTCCAGACCTGGAAACCGCCGGAATCGGTCAGGATCGGCCCGTCCCAGTGCATGAAGGCGTGCAGGCCGCCCAGCGTGCGGATGATCTCGGCGCCGGGACGCAGCATGAGGTGGAAGGTGTTGCCGAGCACGATCTGCGCACCGAGCTCGCGCAGTTCTTCCGGCGTCATCGCCTTCACGGTGCCGTAGGTCCCGACCGGCATGAACGCCGGCGTATCCACGATGTGCGTGCGGCCCGCGCGCTCGAAAACGAGCCGCCCGCGTCGGGCCGGGCCGTCACTCGCCAGCAGTTGGTAGTTCAATTCCGACAGGCCCTGTTTGGAGTCGATTGGGAGTCAATACCTTGACAAGCGCGTTCAGTTTAGCAAGAGCGGCATGCGCGCCGGACCGCAAAAAAACTGGTGCGAATCGCTTGGGTCTGTGGTATTACTGCGTTCGCTTTTGCCCACATAACACTGTAACGGAGGAACACCAGTGGCAAAGACGATGACCAAATCCCAGACCTACTCCCACCTCGCCGAGAAGACGGGACTCAGCAAGAAGCAGATCGGCGAAGTGTTCGACGCGACCCTCGCACTGGCGGTCAAGGAAGCCAAGAACGGCTTCGTGCTGCCGGGCTTCGGCAAGCTGGTGCTGGCCAACCGCAAGGCGCGCATGGGCCGTAACCCGCAGACCGGCGAGGCCATCAAGATCCCCGCCAAGCGTGTGTGCAAGTTCCGCCTGGCGAAGAGCCTGAAGGACGCCGTCCTCGGCAAGAAGTAAGTTTCAGCCGCTTACTTTCAGCCCCCGGCGATGCGAGTCGCCGGGGGTTTTCGTTCAGGGCTCAGCGCGCGTCCGGCGCCGGCGTCAGCCACATCGCGTCGCCATAACTGAAGAAGCGGTAACGCTCGCGTACGGCGTGCGCGTAAGCGCGCATCACATTCTGAAACCCGCCGAACGCGCACACCAGCATCAGCAGGGTGGACTCCGGCAGGTGGAAGTTGGTGAACAGCCCGTCCACCGCCCGGAAGCGATAACCCGGCCTGATGAACAGCCGCGTTTCGCCCGCAAAGGGCTCCAGCCCGCCCGCGCCTGTTGCCGACTCCAGGCTGCGCACCACGGTCGTGCCCACGGCGATGACCCGGCCGCCGCGCGCGCGCGTCGCCGCGACCTGTTCGCACAGCCGCGGGCTGACCGTCACGCGCTCGGCATGCATGTGGTGTCCGGACAGATCCTCCACCCGCACCGGCTGGAAGGTACCGGCGCCGACGTGCAGCGTCACATAGCCGAACTCCACGCCCTGCGCACGAATGCGGTCGAGCAAAGGCACGTCGAAGTGCAGGCCGGCGGTCGGTGCCGCCACCGCACCGGGGTCGCGTGCGAACACGGTCTGGTAACGCTCGCGGTCAGCCGCCGCCGGCGCGCGCTCGATGTAGGGCGGCAGCGGAATCTCGCCGTAGGCCTCCAGCACCTCGGCCGCCGGCTGCCCGCCCAGGAAGCGCAACCGGAAGAACTCGCCCTGCCGGCCCTCCACCTCGACACAGGCCATGCCACCCGCCAGCGTGATGACACTGCCGGCGCGCGGCGTCTTGCTGGCGCGCAGCTGGGCGAGCACGCGCGTCTCGTCGAGCACGCGCTCCACCAGGATTTCAACCGCACCGCCGCTCTGCTTGCGGCCATGCAGCCGCGCCGGGATGACGCGCGTGTCGTTGAACACGACCAGATCGCCGGCGCGCAGTTCCTCCGGAAAGTCGGCCACACGCCGGTCGCGCAGCGCACCGGTTGCGCCATCCAGGCACAGCAGGCGGCTGGCGCTGCGCTGCGGCAACGGGTGCTGCGCGATCAGTTCCGGCGGCAGGGCGTAGTGGAAATCGGAGCGGCGCATGGACTCCTGGAATCGCTTCGCGCGGATGGCGGCGGGAAGTATAATCCGCGCCGCAGCCCATCTCGTGCCGGAGTGGCGGAACTGGTAGACGCAGCGGACTCAAAATCCGCCGAGGCAACCCCTCGTGAAGGTTCGATTCCTTTCTCCGGCACCAAACAGAAGGCCCGCTCGCGGGCCTTCTGTTTGGTGCCCATGGCACGACTTATCCCCACATCCCCGCGGCCTTGTCTGCGCCAAGGCCGCCGCTCCTTAACTTAACAGGCTGTTGAAAAACGCCCTCTACCGTTGATCCCTGGCTTCGGCCCCGGCAGGGCCCCTTTCAGAGACGCAAAAGCGTCATCCATGACGTGCTCGGGCGGCGACATCCCTGTCGCCGCACGCTCTGAAAGTGGCCCTGCCGGGACCTCGCCTGCCGCAGTGCAGCGGGCTGCGAAGTCGGAGTGCTACCATCGCCGGATGAACTTCTGCAGCCACTGCGGCGCGCCGGTCGAGCTGAAAATCCCGCCCGGCGACCTGCTGCCACGCCACGTCTGTACCGTGTGCAAGGCCGTGCACTACCGCAACCCGCTGGTGGTGATGGGCTGCATCCCGCAATGGCAGGACAAGGTCCTGCTGTGCCGGCGCGCGATCGAGCCGCGCAAGGGCTACTGGACGCTGCCGGCCGGCTTCCTCGAGAACGGCGAGACCCTGGCCGAGGCGGCCGCGCGCGAGACGCGCGAAGAGGCGCTGGCCGAAGTGCAGATCCTCGACCTGTTCAGTATCGTCAACGTGCCGCACATCCGCCAGGTGCACATGTTCTACCTGGCGCGGCTGCTGCGCCCCGAGTTCGGCCCGAGCGACGAGAGCCTCGAGGTCGGGCTGTACGCGGAAAAGGACATCCCCTGGGACGAGATCGCCTTCCCCACCGTCTACCGCACGCTCAAGGCCTACTTCGAAGACCGGCGCGCCGGGCAGTACCGGCTGCACATCCTCGACATCCCCCGTCCGGCACCTCGACCGGTGCGGGACTAGCCGCGCGGGTTTTGTTTAAAATACGCAGGCGCCAGCCACAACCTCGCAGCCAGGACCCGAGCGGAGACCGAATCATGACGTTCGTCGTCACCGAACAGTGCATCAAGTGCAAGTACACCGACTGCGTGGAAGTCTGCCCGGTGGACTGCTTCCATGAGGGCCCCAACTTCCTGGTGATCGACCCCGACGAGTGCATCGACTGCACCCTGTGCGAGCCGGAATGCCCCGTCAACGCGATCTACGCCGAGGACGATCTGCCGCCCGAGCAGGCCCAGTTCAAGGCACTGAATGCGGAGCTGGCGCGCAAGTGGCCGGTCATCACTGAAAAGAAAGACCCGCCCCCCGACGCCAAGGACTGGGACGGCAAGCCAGGCAAGCTGCAATATCTCGAGAAATAGGCTCATGCCCTGAGCCTGTGCATGCATTAGCATGCGCGGATGCCATCTAGCGCGCCGGACTCCGATTCGATCGTCCTGACCACCCGCGAACCCGTGGCGCGTGCGCTGCGCAGCGAGTTCGCGCTGGCGCAACGCCGGCAGGGGCGCGATGCCTGGGAAGTGCCTGCCATCTTCAGCCTGGCGCGCTGGTGCCGCGAGCGCTGGCTGCTCACCTGGCCGACCCAGCAGCTGTTGCACGGCGTGCAGGAACTGGTGCTCTGGCAGCGCGCCATCGAGGCCGATGGTGCCGCCGGCAATGTGCTGTCACAATCCGCGCTGGCGCGGGAGGCACGTCGCACCGGACGTCTGCTGGCCCAATACGGCATCGACCCGGCACGCACGCCTTGCCGCAGCGACGAGCAGGAAGCCTTCCGGCGCTGGCATCGCCAGGTGCGCCGCGAGCTCAAGGCACGGGACTGGCTGATCGACGCCGAGCTGCCGGCGCGGGTCGCGCAGTTGATCGAGGCCGGCGAGATCCGGCCGCCGCGCGACATCCGCCTCTGCGGCCCGCAGTCGGGCCTCACCCCGGCCGATCGGCGGTTGCTGCAGACTCTCGAGAAAGCCGGCAGTCGGCTGCAAATCGAAAATGCGCCTGCGCGGCAGCCACGCCTAACGGCCACCTGCCACGGCACCGCGGAAGAGCAATTCCGCACGCTGGCGATCGGCATCCGCGATCTGCTGTTGACCACACCTGACGACGGCCAGCCACCGACGGTATTGGTGGTCTGCCCTGATCCCGCAGCACGGCGCATGCTGATCGAATCCGTTTTCATGCCGGTGCTGGCGCCATGGCGATTGCTGCCCGGCGAAGGCCTGCGGCCCCTGCCCTGGCGTTTCGCCGTCGCAGCAGGGCTCGACCAGCAGCCGCTGATCGCCGTCGCGCTCGGCCTGTGCGGGCTGTCCGAGCAGGACAACGGTCTGGACGATCTGTCACGCCTACTGCTTGCCGCCGCGCTGTGGACGCCGGCGCAGCGTGAGCTGGCCGCCCGCGCAGATTACACGCTGCGCCGTATGGGGGGCACACGCTTCTCGCTGACCGCGCTACTGCATGCCCTTCCCGAACCGCTGGCAGCGCCTTTCCAGGCCTTGCGCGCCGTGGTCCATGCATGCCCGCGCCGCGCCCTGCCCAGCGCCTGGGTGGCGCATTTCGAGCAGCGCCTCGCGGCGCTCGGCTGGCCAGGCGAGCGCCCGCTGCCCTCGGCGCCGTTCCAGGCGCGCCAGACCTGGGAGGAGGCGCTGGCGACCTTCAGTTCGATGGACGCACAGATCGGCCCGGTGCCGCATTCACAGGCGCTGAGCTGGCTGCGGGAAATCGTCGCCAGCCGCCCGTTCGAGCCACGGGCCGATCATGACCAGCCGGTGCAAATCCTCTCGCCGGAAGATGCCGCCGGGCTGGCCGCCGACCATTTGTTCGTGGTGGACGCCACCGACGACCGATTGCCGGGGCCAGTGCAGCGTTACCCTCTGCTCGCGACCGAGGCGCTGGTACAGGCCGGCGTGCCGGAGGTCACGGCTGCCTCGGCGCTGGACTGCGCACGCAGGCGGGTCGCGGAGCTGCTCGCGCGCGCAGGCGCAGTACATCTCAGTTATGCCGAAGTGGACGAGCGCGATGCGCGCCGTCAGCCCACCGTCCTGTTCGGTGCCGGGCTGACATGGGCGCGGCAGGCTGCCGAAGACCCGCTCACGGCCGCCGAGCGTGCGGCCGGGGCCGGGCTGCTGTATCTGCCGGAAGCCGACCCCGTGCCGCCGGTCGCCGACCCGGCGGCCGAGGGCGTGTTTGGCGGTGTGCAAATCTTCAAGGCCTATGTAGAAGCGCCGTTCTTCGCCTTCTGCCGCTTCCGACTGGGCATCGAACCGCTGCCGGAGCCGGTCGCCGGCATCCCCGCCAGCGCACAGGGCAACGTCATCCATGAAGTGCTCGAGGCGATCTGGTGCGAACTGCGCACGCAGTCGGCGTTGAAAGCCTTGTCGCCCGAGTCGCTGGGCGAGCGCCTCGACGGCCCGCTCGACCGTGCGCTGCGCCGGCACGTACCGGTGGAGCGCTACGGTCGATGGCTCCAGCAGGTGGAGCGTGCACGGCTGCGCGACGTCATCCTGCAGTGGCTGGAACACGAAAAGCGCCGGGTCGAGCCATTCGAGGTG
Coding sequences within it:
- a CDS encoding NUDIX hydrolase, coding for MNFCSHCGAPVELKIPPGDLLPRHVCTVCKAVHYRNPLVVMGCIPQWQDKVLLCRRAIEPRKGYWTLPAGFLENGETLAEAAARETREEALAEVQILDLFSIVNVPHIRQVHMFYLARLLRPEFGPSDESLEVGLYAEKDIPWDEIAFPTVYRTLKAYFEDRRAGQYRLHILDIPRPAPRPVRD
- the fdxA gene encoding ferredoxin FdxA, giving the protein MTFVVTEQCIKCKYTDCVEVCPVDCFHEGPNFLVIDPDECIDCTLCEPECPVNAIYAEDDLPPEQAQFKALNAELARKWPVITEKKDPPPDAKDWDGKPGKLQYLEK
- the queA gene encoding tRNA preQ1(34) S-adenosylmethionine ribosyltransferase-isomerase QueA, producing MRRSDFHYALPPELIAQHPLPQRSASRLLCLDGATGALRDRRVADFPEELRAGDLVVFNDTRVIPARLHGRKQSGGAVEILVERVLDETRVLAQLRASKTPRAGSVITLAGGMACVEVEGRQGEFFRLRFLGGQPAAEVLEAYGEIPLPPYIERAPAAADRERYQTVFARDPGAVAAPTAGLHFDVPLLDRIRAQGVEFGYVTLHVGAGTFQPVRVEDLSGHHMHAERVTVSPRLCEQVAATRARGGRVIAVGTTVVRSLESATGAGGLEPFAGETRLFIRPGYRFRAVDGLFTNFHLPESTLLMLVCAFGGFQNVMRAYAHAVRERYRFFSYGDAMWLTPAPDAR
- the tgt gene encoding tRNA guanosine(34) transglycosylase Tgt → MNYQLLASDGPARRGRLVFERAGRTHIVDTPAFMPVGTYGTVKAMTPEELRELGAQIVLGNTFHLMLRPGAEIIRTLGGLHAFMHWDGPILTDSGGFQVWSLAELRKLEEQGVTFRSPVNGDRIFLSPEDSIAVQHALGSDIIMVFDECTPYPATLEQARDSMALSMRWARRCREFHADHPAALFGIVQGGMYPELRAESLAALLDIGFDGYAIGGLSVGEPKERRAQILDDLLPRMPADRPRYLMGVGTPEDLVEAVARGVDMFDCVLPTRNARNGHLFTHEGELRIRNSRHRSDPAPLDPACSCYTCRNYSRAYLHHLDRCNEILGARLHTIHNLHFYQSLMRRMREAIAAGRFAEFRTEFLKTRASVA
- a CDS encoding haloalkane dehalogenase, which translates into the protein MKILRTPDERFRNLPGYPFTPNYLTLGELRMHYVDEGPRTGPVVLMLHGEPTWSYLYRRMIPPVAAAGCRVLAPDLIGFGKSDKPAAIGDYSYQRHVDWIAGFLRALDLQGITLFCQDWGSLIGLRVAAENPERFARIMVANGFLPTARHGVSRGFRLWRAFARWSPWFPIGRIVNSGCVVKLSPAEIAAYDAPFPSAAYKAGTRAFPRLVPTAEDDPAVPANRAAWEALGQWHKPFLCVFGRNDPVLGLADRHLIAHVPGAQGQPHDRIWGGHFVQEDRGDDLARRLIEWMGES
- the secD gene encoding protein translocase subunit SecD, with amino-acid sequence MNRYPLWAYALLLAVTLAGVLYALPNVFGEDVAVQISHQSGEPLGADLRARVEGLLAAERLPTRGVLTDDGRLLVRLPDEETQLKAADALKRGLGQDYVVALNLAPRTPAWLSALGAKPMALGLDLRGGVHFLLQVDLPTAQKMARERMTRELPRHLRRERLRYADAIEQPDGLLLVFADAESRSKAAKALADEFPELTQSEEQAAAGPALRFRLSDEELKRIQDNALTQNLTTLRNRVNELGVAEPVVQRQGNDRIVVQLPGIQDSAQAKSILGKTATLEYRLVATDADTERAARTGIAPPGTELFYDRQGRPVLLLRDAIATGDQVVNATSGIDPQDNSPAVFVTLDSAGAKAMLETTQKNLNKPMAVLFIENRTDIRYEGGREIREKVTVKEVISVATIRGVFGKRFQTTGLMAKEAQDLALLLRAGALAVPVDIVEERTVGPSLGKDNIRRGTIAAAVGLLATLLFVGFYYQVFGLIANVALITNLVLTVAAMSLLQATLTLPGIAGLVLSLAMAVDANVLICERIREELDSGKSPLAAIAAGYDRAFVTILDSNLTTLIAAVACFALGSGPVKGFAVTLMLGIVISMVTAITGTRAIVHLVYGGQRRVKSLAI
- a CDS encoding RNA methyltransferase, with the protein product MPQLSDIRIVLVETSHPGNIGASARAMKTMGLSQLVLVAPKYLSHPEATALASNAPDLLERAQVCATLAEALAGCTLVMATSARPRHHNWQVVTPRDCAAEIARLPAGETAAIVFGRERYGLTNDELGLCQRLVQIPANPEYPVLNLAAAVQLLAYELRLALTAPAA
- the secF gene encoding protein translocase subunit SecF yields the protein MRFFKKRTNIDFIGLSRLTGLVSIVLVVASIACIVLRGFNFGIDFTGGLLAEVSYPKTVELDSVRAALAQGGYPGSVVQYYGTSSDVLIRLSPTVELKPNEANSPLLAALQAAEPGVQLRRVEYVGPQVGRELAENGAMALLLTLIGMLIYIMFRFEWKFAVGSVAALAHNVILTLGFFSALHIEFDLTVLAAILAVIGYSINDTIVVFDRIRENFHLLRKHTVTEIVNISHNQTLARTLTTGVTVFLVLFALLFLGGEVIRGFSLAMIVGIAVGTYASIFVAGSIALELGLKREDLMPPKKEEIDKLV
- a CDS encoding HU family DNA-binding protein codes for the protein MTKSQTYSHLAEKTGLSKKQIGEVFDATLALAVKEAKNGFVLPGFGKLVLANRKARMGRNPQTGEAIKIPAKRVCKFRLAKSLKDAVLGKK
- a CDS encoding inositol monophosphatase family protein; this encodes MHPHLNIAVSAARAGGRVIMRHLNQLEQLQVRAKSRNDFVSEVDHAAEREIVQVIRRAHPDHAILAEEGGADGRSDCVWIIDPLDGTTNYLHGLPQFAVSIALQQRGRLEHAVVYNPWSQELYTASRGQGAQLDGRRIRVSKARALEGSLIGTGFPFRQNQNLDTYMPMLRHVMEHSAGVRRAGSAALDLAYVAAGRLDGFWEIGLQPWDLAAGILLISEAGGRVSDLASDGGDPLKTGNVLAGTPKVFEALAAGLRPLLRTGK
- the yajC gene encoding preprotein translocase subunit YajC, producing the protein MSFLISNAWADAAAQAPAQPSLMAQMLPLVLLLVVFYFLLIRPQMKRAKEHRTMLSALAKGDEVVTSGGVVGKVREIGENLLLLEIADKVEIRVQKQAVTSVLPKGTMQSL